AAAAACCGTTATGATGCATTCCAAAAAATGAATGAGGATTACACGAAGGCGTTAGCGAATGAAAAAGAGCTGTATGAAAAATTAAAAGTAAAAGAAACGAAGTTAAAAGAAATTGGTGAAAAAGTTAAAACTGTTAATGAGTTAAATGTGGAAGCTCAAAAGGCGAAAGAACAATTTAATAAACACACAAAAGAGTATAATGACAGTAAATTAGCATTTTACAAAGATGCACAGATTAAGACTAAAGAACAAAAATAAAGAATGATCTTAATCCTAATAAAAAAGCTATAGAAAAAGCCGGAGAAACATTGCAAAAAGTGTTTTTTCGGCTTTTGTCGTTAAATGAATAGAAAAGACTGGAATTGATATCATAAAAGAGTTATAGTGTATTATTCGAAGGAAAACATTGTAAAGTAAGGAGAATGAAATATGTCATATGAATTTTTATTCAAATTAGGTTTAGCACTCTTTTTAGGATTATTCATCGGGATAGATAGGCAGCTAAAGAATAAACCGCTTGGTGTGAAAACAAGTATGGTTATTTCTGTAGCAAGTTGTTTAATTACAATGGTTTCAATTGAATCTGTAAATGTATATTCTGTACCGGGTCATACGAATATGGATCCAATGCGATTAGCTGCCCAAATTGTTAGTGGTATTGGTTTTCTTGGAGCGGGGGTAATTTTACGAAGAAGTAATGACGTTATTTCTGGATTAACGACAGCTTCAATGGTATGGGCTGCTTCAGCTTTAGGTATTGCGATTGGAGCAGGATTTTATATACAAGCGACGGTTGCTATGGTTTTAATTATATTAGCAATCAATGTACTTCCTCACCTTGTGAAAATTGCAGGCCCATATTCATTGAGACAAAAGGACTTGTCTATCAAAATTACTGTAAATGAGCATCGAGAGTTAGACGGGATTTTTAAGCAAATTAAAAATTTAAATATGCAAGTGAAGCGAGTGAAAATTAAAGATATTGATAATGGAGCATCTCAGCAATTAGAAATGGTAATTTTAGCTCCAGAAGATTTATATACAACTGAGTTATATAGTTCTCTAAAAGAAATCGATCATGTCGTATCTGTTGAAGTTGAAAGTAGATAAAAAAGATTGAAAAGGGTGATGAAAATTCACTCTTTTTTTAATGAAAAAAACATTTTGCTATAATTAATTACAAAGGGGGATACAAGTGATGGAGATACATGTTCGAAGGGCAACGAAAAATGATATTGCAAGTATAGCAAAAGTGCATGTGGAGAGCTGGAAAACCACATATAAAGGGATATTCGCTAACGAAATTTTAGAAAATGTAACATTCGAACAAAGAAAAAAGCAATGGGAAAACATTTTTCAAAAAGAAGACAATCTAGAATATAGATTTATAGCAGAGACGTTAACTGGAGAAATTATTGGATTTATCGATGGTGGAACTGAAAGAATGGGTACATATAATTGTGATATGGAATTATATGCGATTTACATTTTACAAGAGTATCAAGGGTTGAAAGTAGGGAAAATATTATTTCAAGCTTTACTGTCAGAATGTATAAATAATAATATGGAATCTCTTTTAGTTTGGGTAGTTTCTAATAATCCTTCTAAAAAGTTTTATGAAAAATATAATCCGGAAAAAATTGACACGAAACTTTTAGAAAGACTAAATGTAGAAGAAATAGCATATGCTTGGCGAGATATGGATTGTTTATACAAATCACTATCAATTTAGAAGAAGATAATATTATTATGTAAACTTAATTTACAAGAATGAAAAAATACATCAATTATTATATTGGTGTATTTTTTGTTGATGGATTAAACGTTTTGAAAAGGTGAAAAGTTTAGTTAGATAAAAAAATTCTGAAATATACCTTGAAATGATTATCATTATCAATTAGAATCATAGTTGATAATAAAATTCAACTGTCGGAAGTTTTACAAAAAAATGATAGTGTTCGTCTAAAAGAGGAGGAGCAGTATGCAGCATGCGAAACAAATCGCGGAACATGCAACAATACAAAGCTTTTTAAATTGTTATTTAAGAGAAACAGGAAGTGGAGAATGGATTACGGAGGATAAAAGGATAGAGGATATTTTCTGCCATTCATTTCAAAGAGATACTATCCCCACTTATTTATGCTGCCCTTTATCGGCACAAAACGTTACTTTGTATGGGGAAGTTATATATAAATCATCAACGGACCGTCATCTATTTGGAGAACAATTTTATTACCAAATTGGCGAAAATAAAAATGTTATTAAAGCAGATTATATTACGGTTATTATGTTTTTAATAAAGGAAATGTCTATTAACTATGGAGAAGGTACGAATCCTGATGAACTTATGCTTCGAGTTATTCGTAGTTGTCAAAATATTGAGAAGTTTATACAAAGAAGGGAGCAGGATACAGCTGAATTATATGGTTTCCATACGACTTTTATAGAGGCGGAGCAATCTTTATTATTTGGACATTTAACTCATCCTACACCAAAGAGTAGACAAGGTATATTGGATTGGAAAAGTTCAATGTATTCTCCTGAATTAAAAGGGGAGTGTCAACTTCACTATTTTCGGGCACATAAAAGTATAGTAAATGAAAAGTCATTGTTACAAGATTCCACAACGGCGATGATAAAAAAGGAATTAAAGTACGATGAAAAGGTTAATCAAGAATTTATTGAAAAGTACTGTCAAGAAGATGAATATTCATTAATTCCAATCCATCCGCTACAAGCAGAATGGCTATTACATCAATCTTATGTGCAAAATTGGATGAATCAAGGCGATCTTGAATATATCGGTCCAGTAGGTAAGTGTTATATGGCGACATCATCACTTAGGACGTTATATCATCCTCATTCCAAGTACATGCTTAAATTTTCATTCCCTGTAAAGGTGACGAATTCAATGCGTATTAATAAATTGAAGGAACTTGAGAGTGGTCCTGAAGGGAAGGAAATGTTAAATACTAAAATTGGTGAAGTGTTAGAAAAGTTTCCGGGGTTTGATTTTATATGTGATCCCGCCTTCATTACAATAAATTATGGTATGCAAGAGTCCGGATTTGAAGTAATTATTCGGGAGAATCCTTTTTATAGTGAAAATGCGAATGACGCAACGCTTATCGCTGGATTAGTACAAGATGCAATTCCGGGTGAAAGAACTCGTTTAGCAAATATTATCCATCGCTTAGCGGATTTAGAAGGTAGAAGCTGTGAAGAGGTAAGTTTAGAGTGGTTTAGACGATATATGAATATCTCTTTAAAGCCAATGGTATGGATGTATTTACGTTATGGCGTGGCATTAGAAGCGCATCAACAAAATAGTGTTGTTCAATTGAAAGATGGTTATCCAGTTAAGTTTTACTTCCGTGATAATCAAGGTTTTTATTTCTGCAATTCAATGAAGTCAGTGCTAGATAATGAACTAGCCGGTATTGGCGAACGTACTGGAAATTTATATGACGATTATATTGTAGATGAAAGGTTTCGTTACTATTTAATTTTTAATCATATGTTTGGACTTATTAACGGTTTTGGTACAGCAGGATTAATTAAGGAGGAAATTCTTCTCTCTGAATTAAGGTCTGTACTTGAATCATTCCTTCCATATAACCGTGAACCTTCTACATTTTTAAGAGAATTGTTGGAAGAGGATAAGTTGGCATGCAAAGCAAACTTGCTAACGAGATTTTTCGATGTTGATGAACTGACAAATCCTTTAGAGCAAGCAATTTATGTACAAGTAGATAATCCACTCGTTAGAGAAGTGGCTGTTCGTTCATAAGTAGTGCTAAAATTTCACGTAATACAAATAATGGAATTCAATATTCCGTATTATAGCGGAGGGATTTATGAAAGAAGAAGTTTATCACATAAAAATATTGAAGGCACTCCAATCAAAAGAGTACATTTCAGTAAGAAGAAGAGTATTCCGGCAATTAGTAGAATCGTTAATTTATGAAGAAATCATTACGCCGATTCGTATACAAAAGGGAGAGCAAATCCTTTTTATTATACAAGGTCTTGATGAAAAGGATCAAAATGTAATGTACCAATGCTATGGACAAGAACGTATGACATTTGGGCGTATTTGTTTGCATGACTCATTAATAATGAGAGTTCAAGATGAGGAAGAAGAAATACAATCAGTTTCACAATTTTTACAGGAGATTTTTCGAATTGTTCAAGTGGATCGAACGAAATTGGATTCTTTTATTCAAGAATTAGAACAAACAATCTTTAAAGATACGATTGCACAATATGAGAGAAGTTGTGAAGAAGACTATCTTGCGAAATCGTATGATGAGCTTGAAAGTCATTTAATAGATGGACACCCGTATCATCCTAGTTATAAAGCACGCATTGGATTTCAATATCGTGACAATTTTCAATATGGATTTGAATTTATGCAACCAATGAAAATTATATGGATTGCAGTTCATGAGAAATATACGACTGTAGGATATGAAAGTGAAGAGAGTTATAACTGTACCTTTAAAGAAGAAATTGGTGAAAAGAAAATCGAAGAGTATATGGATCGTATTCGAAAAATGGACTGTGATTCGAAGAAGTATATGTTTATACCTGTTCATCCTTGGCAGTGGGAGAACTTTATTATTCCGAATTATACTGATCATATACAGGATAAATATATTATTTATTTAGGGAAATCAGAAGATGATTATTGCGCGCAGCAGTCGATGCGGACATTAAGAAATGTTACGAATCCAAAGAAACCATATGTAAAGTTATCAATGAATTTACTCAATACTTCAACTATCCGTACATTAAAACCACATTCGGTTGTGAGTGCACCTGCTATATCGAATTGGTTAAAAGATATAGTAGATCATGATCCTTATTTAAGGGATGAATCGTGTTTAATTTTGTTAAATGAATTTTCGAGTGTTACGTACGATGCGAATAAAAAAGCTACATATGGCTCATTGGGATGTATTTGGCGCGAAAGCGTTCACAAATATTTAAATAAGAAAGAAGAGGCAATCCCATTTAACGGTTTATATGCTAAGGGAAAAGATGGGACACCAATTATTGATTTGTGGTTAAAGAGATATGGAGTAGAAAGCTGGCTACAATTGCTTATTCGAAAGGCAATTATCCCAGTTGTACACCTCGTTGTAGAGCATGGAATCGCATTAGAATCACATGGACAAAACATGATTTTAGTTCATGAAGAAGGAATACCAGTCCGTATTGCACTAAAAGATTTTCATGAAGGACTGGAGTTTTATCGTCCATTTTTGAAAGAAATCGAAAAATGTCCTGACTTTACTAAAATGCATAAAACATATGCGAATGGTCAAATGAATGATTTCTTTGAAATGGACCGTATTGGATGTTTGCAAGAAATGGTTTTAGATGCGCTTTTCCTATTCAATCTAGGTGAACTGGCTTTCGTGCTGGCAGATGAGTATCAGTTGAAAGAGGAACAATTTTGGATCATTCTTGTTGGAGAAGTAGAAGATCATTTTGAAAGATTTTCACATTTGAAAGAACGTTTTGAAGCATTACAATTATATGCACCTACATTTCATGCAGAGCAATTAACGAAGCGGCGTTTATATATGGATGTGGAATCGCTTGTTCATGAAGTTCCAAATCCATTGTATAGAGCAAGGCAACTTACAATACAAAAATCAGTTGTTACAGGGGGAAATCATGCTAATCGTTAATAAACAAGAATTTAGCAAAAATGATTTTGAATTGAGATTACAAGGTTACGAGGGAATGGAACAATTTCAAGAAGCAGAAGGAAATAGATTTGCACTTTGTCTGAAAGATCCATTCGATATTATTACGCTTGTGTTTTTCCTAAAAGAAAAAAGAGCATCTGTACTACTTATTCATGAAGATACGCCAAAGGATACAGCTATTGAAATGGCAAAGCGTGCAAAGTGTACTGCACTTTTATACGGAGAAAGTAACGACTTTACAAAATTAGAAGTTCCAAATCTATTACAAGAAGAACCGTCTTTATTACAATATAGTTCAGGCACAACAGGAGAGCCAAAACTGATTCGTAGAGCATGGACGGAAATTGAAACAGAAATTGCTGCTTATAATGAAGCTTTAAAATGTGAAGAAGACGAAGTACCAATTGTAATGGCTCCAGTTTCACATTCATACGGATTAATTTGTGGCACGTTATCTGCAATTACGAGGGGTAGCAAGCCTATAATCATTACGAATAAAAACCCTAAATTCGCATTAAATATAGTTCGTAATACAGAAAAATATATCATATATACAGTACCACTTATGCTACATATTATGGGGAGTTTTCCACAAGGGACTTTTCAGTTTCATAAAATTATGACATCAGGATCACCATTGCCAGAACCGCTATTTTATAAGTTAAAAGGCATGACGAAATATATGATGCAGCAGTACGGCTGTTCTGAAGCTGGCTGCATTAGTATATGTCATGATATGAAGACACATTTAGACTTAGGGAAG
This Bacillus mycoides DNA region includes the following protein-coding sequences:
- a CDS encoding MgtC/SapB family protein is translated as MSYEFLFKLGLALFLGLFIGIDRQLKNKPLGVKTSMVISVASCLITMVSIESVNVYSVPGHTNMDPMRLAAQIVSGIGFLGAGVILRRSNDVISGLTTASMVWAASALGIAIGAGFYIQATVAMVLIILAINVLPHLVKIAGPYSLRQKDLSIKITVNEHRELDGIFKQIKNLNMQVKRVKIKDIDNGASQQLEMVILAPEDLYTTELYSSLKEIDHVVSVEVESR
- a CDS encoding IucA/IucC family protein, which produces MQHAKQIAEHATIQSFLNCYLRETGSGEWITEDKRIEDIFCHSFQRDTIPTYLCCPLSAQNVTLYGEVIYKSSTDRHLFGEQFYYQIGENKNVIKADYITVIMFLIKEMSINYGEGTNPDELMLRVIRSCQNIEKFIQRREQDTAELYGFHTTFIEAEQSLLFGHLTHPTPKSRQGILDWKSSMYSPELKGECQLHYFRAHKSIVNEKSLLQDSTTAMIKKELKYDEKVNQEFIEKYCQEDEYSLIPIHPLQAEWLLHQSYVQNWMNQGDLEYIGPVGKCYMATSSLRTLYHPHSKYMLKFSFPVKVTNSMRINKLKELESGPEGKEMLNTKIGEVLEKFPGFDFICDPAFITINYGMQESGFEVIIRENPFYSENANDATLIAGLVQDAIPGERTRLANIIHRLADLEGRSCEEVSLEWFRRYMNISLKPMVWMYLRYGVALEAHQQNSVVQLKDGYPVKFYFRDNQGFYFCNSMKSVLDNELAGIGERTGNLYDDYIVDERFRYYLIFNHMFGLINGFGTAGLIKEEILLSELRSVLESFLPYNREPSTFLRELLEEDKLACKANLLTRFFDVDELTNPLEQAIYVQVDNPLVREVAVRS
- a CDS encoding GNAT family N-acetyltransferase — protein: MMEIHVRRATKNDIASIAKVHVESWKTTYKGIFANEILENVTFEQRKKQWENIFQKEDNLEYRFIAETLTGEIIGFIDGGTERMGTYNCDMELYAIYILQEYQGLKVGKILFQALLSECINNNMESLLVWVVSNNPSKKFYEKYNPEKIDTKLLERLNVEEIAYAWRDMDCLYKSLSI
- a CDS encoding IucA/IucC family protein yields the protein MKEEVYHIKILKALQSKEYISVRRRVFRQLVESLIYEEIITPIRIQKGEQILFIIQGLDEKDQNVMYQCYGQERMTFGRICLHDSLIMRVQDEEEEIQSVSQFLQEIFRIVQVDRTKLDSFIQELEQTIFKDTIAQYERSCEEDYLAKSYDELESHLIDGHPYHPSYKARIGFQYRDNFQYGFEFMQPMKIIWIAVHEKYTTVGYESEESYNCTFKEEIGEKKIEEYMDRIRKMDCDSKKYMFIPVHPWQWENFIIPNYTDHIQDKYIIYLGKSEDDYCAQQSMRTLRNVTNPKKPYVKLSMNLLNTSTIRTLKPHSVVSAPAISNWLKDIVDHDPYLRDESCLILLNEFSSVTYDANKKATYGSLGCIWRESVHKYLNKKEEAIPFNGLYAKGKDGTPIIDLWLKRYGVESWLQLLIRKAIIPVVHLVVEHGIALESHGQNMILVHEEGIPVRIALKDFHEGLEFYRPFLKEIEKCPDFTKMHKTYANGQMNDFFEMDRIGCLQEMVLDALFLFNLGELAFVLADEYQLKEEQFWIILVGEVEDHFERFSHLKERFEALQLYAPTFHAEQLTKRRLYMDVESLVHEVPNPLYRARQLTIQKSVVTGGNHANR
- a CDS encoding AMP-binding protein; translation: MLIVNKQEFSKNDFELRLQGYEGMEQFQEAEGNRFALCLKDPFDIITLVFFLKEKRASVLLIHEDTPKDTAIEMAKRAKCTALLYGESNDFTKLEVPNLLQEEPSLLQYSSGTTGEPKLIRRAWTEIETEIAAYNEALKCEEDEVPIVMAPVSHSYGLICGTLSAITRGSKPIIITNKNPKFALNIVRNTEKYIIYTVPLMLHIMGSFPQGTFQFHKIMTSGSPLPEPLFYKLKGMTKYMMQQYGCSEAGCISICHDMKTHLDLGKPLSHVSINIGSNEDEPEEIVVKIAGKDIYTKDLGYKSEQGLHFMGRIDDVINVSGLKVFPIEVEETMLRLEGIQEAIVYRGKHPVMGEIVKAKVVSRIEPVQIREWCIQHLPFYKVPHEIENVAEIPKNKTGKVSRKLLEMGEITT